The following coding sequences are from one Clostridioides difficile ATCC 9689 = DSM 1296 window:
- a CDS encoding PRD domain-containing protein: MKIIQILNNNVALVKRGKNEIIVFVKGIGFKKRVGQVINENEIERTYILDSYDMLEHFSYLLQNSDSNNIVLINEIIEYGEKALNIKSSDYLSLTLLDHLEFLLKRCEKNQFIKSPLVWNVKRFYPKHFEIGMHALKLIGDSKGINLPDDEAVSIALHFVNMEVNKESHDSTIVELRTLADIVSIIKYHFNVELDETSTNYMRFTTHLQYFIQRIMSDEASIDEDNSIDLYKQVSQLYPKSFGSVQKIRKYIKSQFNVDISISEETYLMLHINRVTQRLEAKSDEI, translated from the coding sequence ATGAAAATAATTCAGATTTTAAATAATAATGTAGCCTTAGTAAAAAGAGGTAAAAATGAAATTATTGTATTTGTTAAAGGAATTGGCTTTAAAAAAAGAGTGGGACAAGTAATAAATGAAAATGAAATAGAGAGAACATATATACTAGATTCATACGATATGCTAGAACACTTTAGTTATCTACTACAAAACTCAGACTCCAATAATATAGTTCTTATTAATGAAATAATTGAATATGGTGAGAAAGCTTTAAATATAAAGTCAAGTGATTATCTAAGCTTAACCTTACTAGACCATTTAGAGTTTTTACTTAAAAGATGTGAAAAGAATCAATTTATAAAAAGTCCTTTGGTATGGAATGTTAAAAGATTTTATCCAAAGCATTTTGAAATTGGAATGCATGCACTAAAATTAATTGGTGATAGTAAGGGAATTAATCTTCCTGATGATGAGGCAGTATCAATAGCACTTCATTTTGTAAATATGGAGGTAAATAAAGAGTCTCATGATAGTACAATTGTAGAGTTGAGAACTTTAGCAGATATAGTTTCTATAATAAAATATCATTTTAATGTAGAGCTAGATGAAACTTCAACAAATTATATGAGATTTACTACTCATCTACAGTACTTTATCCAAAGAATTATGTCGGATGAAGCTTCAATAGATGAAGATAATTCTATAGATTTATATAAACAAGTAAGTCAACTTTATCCAAAGTCATTTGGAAGTGTTCAAAAGATAAGAAAATATATAAAATCACAATTTAATGTCGATATATCTATAAGTGAAGAAACTTATTTAATGTTGCATATAAATAGGGTGACTCAAAGACTGGAGGCAAAATCAGATGAAATATAA
- a CDS encoding beta-glucoside-specific PTS transporter subunit IIABC produces the protein MKYKDLNENIIKLIGGKENIKSVAHCVTRLRFTLNDRSIAQTEEIKKLKGVIDVVSNDVAYQIIIGTHVVDVYNEFMSMIGLSSSESSIKSERKKGIRGIKGIFNSIFVVVSETMTSVIEVLLAAGILASILALLNMSGILQSDSPTYQILDTLRSATFHFLPVLIAIASAKRLNVNPYIAVVLAVTLLSSSIDGVEGLSLFGINLQATTYANSFIPILLGVWAMGIIIEGLKKILPKALHYFLVPVLSLIITLSVTLTVFGPIGMWIGDGLNYACMFLIDTLGNWSVVALYAALQPLLIVFGAANFTMPISLNSVTTLGYDPIFMGAATISDIAVCGAMFGYFLKTRNKEQKQLFGTVSFSALMGVTEPSVFGVFMKYRRPFVAVMIGGGIGGLIAGLAQVKTYGMVWGLAALPTYLVGGEVSNFTFMIISVVVSFVAATAASYLLGIPSDEKEEVKGDNEKELELIINENNSRTISIGNVAKGQVIALGEVNDKAFSSGALGKGVGVIPSESKSTVISPVDGTITIVFPTKHAYGIVTDEGLEILIHIGIDTVNLDGKFFESLVTQNQRVKKGDALAVFESDKIIEEGFDSTIITVVTNTSDYLDVISSNDESEELLTVIV, from the coding sequence ATGAAATATAAAGATTTAAATGAAAATATAATAAAACTTATAGGGGGAAAAGAAAATATAAAGTCGGTAGCGCATTGTGTTACTCGTTTAAGATTTACTTTAAATGATAGGAGTATCGCTCAAACAGAAGAAATTAAAAAATTAAAAGGAGTAATTGATGTAGTTTCTAATGATGTTGCTTATCAAATTATAATAGGTACTCATGTTGTAGATGTATATAACGAGTTTATGTCTATGATAGGTTTAAGTTCAAGTGAATCAAGTATAAAAAGTGAAAGAAAAAAGGGAATTAGAGGTATCAAAGGTATATTTAATTCCATCTTTGTGGTAGTCTCAGAGACTATGACTTCAGTAATTGAAGTACTACTTGCAGCTGGTATACTTGCAAGTATATTAGCACTTTTAAATATGTCTGGCATACTTCAGAGTGACAGTCCTACATATCAAATATTAGATACATTAAGAAGTGCTACATTTCACTTCTTACCAGTATTAATTGCAATAGCATCAGCAAAAAGACTTAATGTAAATCCCTATATAGCAGTAGTGTTAGCAGTTACGTTATTATCTTCATCAATAGATGGTGTAGAAGGATTAAGTTTATTTGGTATAAATTTACAGGCTACAACTTATGCAAACAGTTTTATTCCAATACTTTTAGGAGTATGGGCAATGGGAATTATAATTGAAGGTTTGAAAAAAATATTACCTAAAGCACTACACTATTTTTTAGTTCCAGTATTATCTTTAATAATAACTCTATCAGTTACATTAACTGTATTTGGACCTATTGGTATGTGGATTGGTGATGGATTAAACTATGCATGTATGTTTTTAATTGATACATTGGGTAATTGGAGTGTTGTTGCACTGTATGCAGCTTTACAACCACTCTTAATAGTTTTTGGTGCAGCAAACTTTACTATGCCTATATCTTTAAATTCTGTGACAACATTGGGGTATGACCCAATTTTTATGGGCGCTGCAACAATATCTGATATTGCAGTTTGTGGTGCAATGTTTGGATATTTCTTAAAAACTAGGAATAAAGAACAAAAACAACTATTTGGTACAGTAAGTTTTAGTGCACTTATGGGAGTTACAGAACCTTCAGTGTTTGGTGTGTTTATGAAATATAGAAGACCATTTGTAGCAGTAATGATAGGTGGAGGTATAGGTGGTTTAATAGCAGGTTTAGCTCAAGTTAAAACATATGGAATGGTTTGGGGATTAGCTGCATTACCAACATATCTTGTTGGAGGAGAAGTATCTAACTTTACATTTATGATAATAAGTGTAGTAGTATCATTTGTAGCAGCAACAGCAGCTTCCTATTTACTAGGAATACCTTCAGATGAAAAAGAAGAAGTTAAGGGTGATAATGAAAAAGAATTAGAACTAATAATCAACGAGAACAATTCAAGAACTATTAGTATTGGAAATGTTGCAAAAGGTCAGGTAATTGCACTTGGGGAAGTTAATGACAAAGCATTTTCATCTGGAGCATTAGGTAAAGGGGTTGGAGTTATACCTAGTGAATCAAAATCAACTGTTATATCTCCTGTAGATGGAACTATAACTATAGTATTTCCAACTAAACATGCATATGGTATAGTGACTGATGAAGGATTAGAAATATTAATTCATATTGGGATAGATACTGTAAACTTAGATGGAAAATTCTTTGAAAGTCTTGTAACACAAAATCAAAGGGTTAAAAAAGGAGATGCTTTAGCAGTATTTGAATCTGATAAAATTATAGAGGAAGGCTTTGATTCTACTATAATAACTGTAGTTACAAATACTAGCGATTATTTAGATGTAATCTCATCAAATGATGAATCAGAAGAATTATTAACTGTAATAGTATAA
- a CDS encoding glycoside hydrolase family 1 protein: MNIKDTFFWGGSIAAHQCEGSWDSDNKGPAIMDFVTKGSYETPRVITDKIEEKLDYPSHNGIDFYNRYKEDIALFKEMGFSALRISIDWSRIFPNGDDENPNELGIKYYEGLIDTLIENNIEPIVTLYHFELPMNLVHKYGSWNNRKLIDLYLKYSETVIRRFDDKVKYWVTFNEMNHIDPQTEHSDIFTYMIAGIKYSEIENKVQTLANVGYNMTLAGVKVAKLAREINPNNKVGCVFGLNPIYPYNCNPSNVLNAFLDNDRDYYQIDAMCNGKFPQYKLKEYEKNNITIEVTDEDKKAFKEGKLDFIGLNYYFSSVSTPKENLSGDKSLFGGIQNPYLEQSKWGWAIDPIGLRFTLNYIYRKYQLPILITENGLGAYDKIEEDGTINDDYRIEYLSKHLSQMKSAIEEDNVECFGYLMWGPIDLVSATTGQMSKRYGFIYVDLDDEGKGSFKRYKKKSFDWYKEVIKSNGEVLDFSTDIVVG; encoded by the coding sequence ATGAATATTAAAGATACATTTTTCTGGGGAGGAAGTATTGCAGCCCATCAATGTGAAGGTTCATGGGATAGTGATAACAAAGGACCTGCAATTATGGATTTTGTAACTAAGGGCTCTTATGAAACGCCAAGAGTAATTACTGATAAAATAGAAGAAAAATTGGATTATCCATCTCATAATGGAATAGATTTTTATAATAGATATAAAGAAGATATAGCTTTATTTAAAGAAATGGGATTTAGTGCATTAAGAATATCTATAGATTGGTCAAGAATTTTTCCAAATGGAGATGATGAAAATCCTAATGAATTAGGGATTAAATACTATGAAGGTCTGATAGATACATTAATAGAAAATAATATAGAACCTATTGTAACACTATATCATTTTGAATTACCTATGAATTTAGTACATAAATATGGTTCATGGAATAACAGAAAACTTATAGATTTGTATTTAAAGTACAGTGAGACTGTAATAAGAAGATTTGATGATAAGGTAAAGTACTGGGTTACATTTAATGAGATGAACCATATTGACCCTCAAACAGAGCACTCGGATATTTTTACTTATATGATAGCAGGTATTAAGTATAGTGAAATAGAAAATAAGGTTCAAACATTGGCAAATGTAGGGTATAATATGACTTTGGCGGGTGTAAAGGTTGCAAAGTTGGCTAGAGAAATCAATCCCAACAATAAAGTTGGATGTGTATTTGGACTAAATCCAATTTATCCATACAATTGTAATCCTAGTAATGTGTTAAATGCATTTTTAGATAATGACCGTGATTATTATCAAATTGATGCAATGTGCAATGGGAAGTTTCCACAATATAAATTAAAAGAATATGAAAAAAATAATATAACTATTGAAGTGACTGATGAAGACAAAAAAGCATTTAAAGAAGGTAAGTTAGATTTTATAGGACTTAATTATTATTTTTCAAGTGTATCTACTCCAAAAGAAAATTTATCAGGTGATAAATCTTTATTTGGTGGGATTCAAAATCCATATTTGGAACAAAGTAAGTGGGGATGGGCAATAGACCCTATAGGTTTAAGATTTACCTTGAACTATATTTACAGAAAGTATCAATTACCTATCTTAATTACAGAAAATGGTTTAGGGGCATATGATAAAATCGAAGAAGATGGAACTATAAATGATGATTATAGAATTGAATATTTAAGTAAGCATCTATCTCAAATGAAGTCTGCAATTGAAGAGGATAATGTTGAATGTTTTGGATATTTGATGTGGGGACCAATTGATTTAGTCAGTGCAACTACAGGTCAGATGAGTAAGAGATATGGATTTATATATGTTGACTTAGATGATGAAGGCAAAGGAAGTTTTAAGAGATATAAGAAAAAATCATTTGATTGGTACAAAGAAGTAATAAAATCTAATGGAGAAGTTTTAGATTTTTCTACGGATATAGTAGTAGGGTAG